Proteins found in one Patescibacteria group bacterium genomic segment:
- a CDS encoding MBL fold metallo-hydrolase: protein MQIIWYGESCFKIITNELSILTDPFSPAAQGLKNPRLTSEIVVFSNPATLKKKEEEKNNFFLISMPGEYEIKNIFIFSLPHQENNLLKLIYKIETEEIKICFWGEISKEPASEELEKLGEVDVLLISFAPSLSLKEIVKTIKEIQPKIVIPHSLKIKENKIDLKIIEKFTQEMGWRKFEKTAKLKIRKKDLSLGKTGLIILEPVVN, encoded by the coding sequence ATGCAAATCATTTGGTACGGTGAAAGTTGTTTTAAAATTATAACTAACGAATTAAGTATTTTAACTGACCCCTTTTCGCCAGCTGCCCAGGGGTTGAAAAATCCTAGACTGACTTCAGAGATTGTTGTCTTCTCTAACCCTGCGACTTTAAAAAAGAAAGAGGAAGAAAAAAACAATTTTTTTCTCATTTCTATGCCTGGCGAATATGAAATAAAAAACATTTTTATTTTCAGCTTGCCCCACCAGGAAAATAATCTTTTAAAATTAATTTATAAAATAGAAACAGAGGAAATAAAAATTTGTTTTTGGGGAGAAATTTCGAAAGAGCCAGCCAGTGAAGAATTAGAAAAATTAGGAGAAGTGGATGTTCTTCTCATTTCCTTTGCCCCCTCGCTGTCTTTAAAAGAAATTGTCAAAACTATAAAAGAAATCCAACCAAAAATTGTTATTCCCCATTCTTTAAAGATTAAAGAAAATAAAATAGATCTAAAAATCATTGAAAAATTTACTCAAGAAATGGGTTGGCGAAAATTTGAAAAGACTGCCAAACTGAAGATAAGAAAAAAAGACCTTTCCCTTGGAAAAACCGGCTTAATTATTCTTGAACCAGTGGTTAATTAA
- the gyrA gene encoding DNA gyrase subunit A — MERIEKKPLEEELKESYLDYAMSVIVSRALPDLRDGLKPVHRRILYAMYEDGLTHQAKFRKSATVVGACLGRYHPHGDQAVYDAAIRLAQNFSLRYPLIEGQGNLGSVDNPSEYAAMRYTEMRLSKLGEEMLRDIEKETVNFVANYDGTRKEPTVLPSPLPQLLLNGSAGIAVGVATNIPPHNLSEVCEALIYLIDHPNAEINDFLKIIKGPDFPSGGIVFGGKNLEEIYTFGRGSILIRARTEILTNEKGEKEIVIKEIPYQVSKSSLLEKIAHLVKEKKIEEIREIKDLSDKEGIRIVIKVKKQALAQKVLNRLFALTPLETPFYFNCLALTSDLEVKKLSLKELLLGYLKHREEVVRRRTQFELIKTEERIHILEGFKITLHHLNQVIALIKKSKDREEAKKNLEKEFHFDEKQAQAILEMRLYQLAHLERGKIENELKEKKEKRKELKEILSSPQKIYEVIKKEISELKEKYGDQRRTEIISSLPEEFKEEDLISDELTIVMLTRAGYIKRVSPENFRAQERGGKGIKGLEAKENDVLEDLVLTSTTTNLFLFSNKGKVFFLKTYKIPELGRTATGEAIANFLNLSTDEKISFILPLKGFDKTKNIILVTRTGIIKKVKIDDFHSIRKSGLFVINLEKNDALKSAKLSLAGEEILLFTALGQVIRFKEQELKIYSRGAKGIRGIKLRKDDEVIDLEVVDPRRIKNLKVLTFSELGFGKKTFLSVYRLQKRGGFGLKAAKVSAKTGRLIKSLVIDEKNLPSGIKGDLILISRLGQVLRIPSQSVPLLGRVSQGVRLMKFKDKNDRLAAVTLV; from the coding sequence ATGGAAAGGATAGAAAAAAAACCTTTAGAAGAAGAATTGAAGGAAAGTTATTTAGACTATGCCATGAGCGTTATTGTTTCTCGGGCTCTACCCGATCTGCGCGATGGCTTAAAACCAGTTCACCGTCGAATTTTATATGCGATGTACGAAGATGGCCTAACCCATCAGGCTAAATTTAGAAAGTCAGCTACTGTTGTTGGCGCCTGTCTAGGTCGTTATCACCCTCATGGCGACCAAGCTGTTTACGATGCGGCCATTCGTTTAGCCCAAAATTTTTCCTTGCGTTATCCCCTCATTGAAGGGCAGGGAAACCTTGGGTCAGTTGATAACCCATCTGAGTATGCGGCAATGAGATATACCGAAATGAGACTTTCAAAACTTGGTGAAGAAATGTTAAGAGACATTGAAAAAGAAACTGTTAATTTTGTCGCTAATTACGACGGAACAAGAAAAGAGCCAACTGTTTTACCCTCGCCACTGCCGCAATTACTTTTAAATGGCAGTGCTGGTATTGCTGTTGGTGTGGCAACTAATATTCCACCCCACAATCTTTCAGAAGTTTGTGAAGCTCTGATTTATTTGATTGATCATCCGAACGCGGAGATAAATGATTTTTTAAAAATTATTAAAGGTCCAGACTTCCCGAGTGGTGGCATTGTTTTTGGTGGCAAAAACTTAGAAGAAATTTATACCTTTGGACGGGGCTCAATTTTAATTCGAGCAAGAACAGAAATTTTAACTAACGAAAAGGGAGAAAAAGAGATAGTTATTAAAGAAATCCCTTATCAAGTTAGCAAAAGTTCACTTTTAGAAAAAATTGCTCATCTGGTCAAAGAGAAAAAAATTGAAGAAATAAGAGAGATTAAAGATCTTTCAGACAAAGAAGGAATAAGAATTGTCATTAAAGTAAAAAAACAAGCCCTTGCCCAAAAAGTCTTGAACCGTCTTTTTGCCCTTACACCCCTTGAAACCCCATTTTATTTTAATTGTTTAGCCCTTACTTCTGATTTGGAGGTGAAAAAACTTTCTTTAAAAGAACTTCTCTTGGGTTATTTAAAACATCGCGAAGAAGTAGTTAGACGTCGCACTCAATTTGAACTGATAAAGACAGAAGAAAGAATTCATATTTTAGAAGGATTTAAAATTACCCTTCACCATCTTAATCAGGTTATTGCCTTAATTAAAAAATCAAAAGACCGCGAAGAAGCAAAGAAAAATTTAGAAAAAGAATTTCATTTTGATGAAAAACAGGCTCAGGCTATTTTAGAAATGAGGCTTTATCAATTGGCTCATCTCGAAAGAGGAAAGATTGAAAATGAGCTTAAAGAAAAGAAAGAGAAAAGAAAAGAATTAAAAGAAATCCTTTCTTCTCCTCAAAAAATTTATGAAGTGATTAAAAAAGAAATTAGCGAACTTAAAGAAAAATACGGCGATCAACGAAGAACGGAAATCATCTCCTCTTTACCTGAAGAGTTTAAAGAAGAAGACTTAATTTCTGATGAATTGACGATAGTTATGTTAACTCGCGCCGGTTATATTAAAAGAGTTTCACCAGAAAATTTCCGTGCCCAAGAAAGAGGGGGAAAGGGAATTAAAGGATTAGAGGCAAAGGAAAATGATGTTTTAGAAGACCTTGTTTTAACCTCAACAACAACCAATCTTTTTCTTTTTTCCAATAAGGGGAAAGTTTTTTTTCTTAAAACCTACAAAATTCCAGAATTAGGTCGAACAGCAACCGGCGAAGCGATTGCTAATTTTTTAAATCTTTCCACTGACGAAAAAATTTCTTTTATTTTACCCCTCAAAGGATTTGATAAGACAAAAAATATTATTCTGGTTACTAGAACAGGTATCATTAAAAAAGTTAAAATTGATGATTTTCATTCAATCAGAAAAAGTGGCCTATTCGTTATCAATTTAGAAAAAAATGATGCCCTTAAATCAGCAAAACTCTCTCTGGCAGGAGAAGAAATTCTCTTGTTCACTGCCTTAGGACAAGTTATTAGATTTAAAGAGCAAGAATTAAAAATTTATTCCCGAGGTGCAAAAGGAATAAGGGGAATAAAATTGAGAAAAGATGATGAAGTTATCGATTTAGAAGTTGTTGATCCCCGTCGTATTAAAAACTTGAAAGTTTTAACCTTTAGTGAATTAGGTTTTGGTAAAAAAACCTTTCTTTCAGTTTATCGATTACAAAAACGCGGTGGTTTCGGCCTGAAGGCGGCTAAAGTTTCCGCCAAAACCGGCCGTCTTATTAAAAGTTTAGTTATTGATGAAAAAAATTTACCGTCAGGTATAAAAGGTGATTTGATACTTATCTCTCGCCTTGGACAGGTTTTAAGAATTCCTTCTCAAAGCGTTCCACTTCTTGGTCGAGTTTCACAAGGGGTGAGACTAATGAAATTTAAAGATAAAAATGATCGCCTAGCAGCTGTCACTTTAGTCTGA
- a CDS encoding YidC/Oxa1 family membrane protein insertase encodes MIQLFNLILYQPLLNLLVFFYNTIAFRDLGLAIIFLTIFLKIILYPTSLAQIKNQKLLIELQPKLNEIKKKFSHDRTKMAQATIELYRHHKINPFSSCLSLMVQLPILIAVYQVFRTGILSQELNLYPFIHNPGQLNPIAFGFINFAEKNFPLALLTGMVQFWQSKMLSRKKPPPEVKKEKEAKDESMMAMMNRQMMVMMPLFTVIIGMTLPSGLIFYWLINLILTIGQQFFFFKKQKILI; translated from the coding sequence ATGATTCAACTCTTTAATTTAATTCTTTATCAACCGCTCTTAAATCTTTTGGTTTTTTTCTATAACACCATTGCCTTCCGGGATTTAGGGTTGGCCATTATTTTTTTAACCATTTTTTTAAAAATTATTTTATATCCCACCTCTCTGGCACAAATTAAAAATCAGAAATTACTTATTGAGCTTCAGCCAAAATTAAATGAAATTAAAAAAAAATTTAGTCATGACAGAACAAAGATGGCTCAAGCAACAATAGAACTTTATCGCCACCACAAAATTAATCCCTTTTCCTCCTGTCTATCTTTAATGGTTCAATTGCCAATTTTAATTGCCGTCTACCAAGTTTTTCGAACCGGTATTTTATCTCAAGAACTTAATCTTTATCCATTTATTCATAATCCCGGACAACTTAATCCAATTGCTTTTGGTTTTATTAATTTTGCTGAGAAAAATTTCCCCCTTGCTCTTTTAACCGGTATGGTTCAATTTTGGCAGAGCAAAATGCTTTCAAGAAAAAAACCACCGCCGGAGGTAAAAAAAGAAAAAGAAGCAAAAGATGAAAGTATGATGGCGATGATGAATAGACAGATGATGGTGATGATGCCTCTTTTTACCGTGATTATTGGTATGACCTTACCGAGTGGTTTAATTTTCTATTGGTTAATTAATTTAATTTTGACCATTGGCCAACAATTTTTCTTTTTTAAAAAACAAAAAATACTGATCTAA